The genomic stretch CGCAGTGGAGCGATTTATAGTTTTCTTCCACATGTTGGTCGGCACCGCAATTTTTGCAATGCAGCATGGAAATTTCCTCACTGTGCTTTTGAGAGCCCATTTCCTGCAAAAATGGCTGTAGCTCCAATTCCTCAAATCCGTTTTCACCCAATTCAATGGTCTCCTGGTGCCCACAATATTCACAACTGATACTTGTGGTGCCAGGCTTGTATTTGAGTTCCGCCCCGCAATTGGTACAGGCCTTTTTGAGTTCGGATTTTTTGATTTTTTGCTCTTCCATAGCTTCATTCCCGTGAAGGACGGGAATCATGATGGTTTATCGGATTGCTGCTCTCACAGGAATGATTGGGTGAAAAATGATTACTCTGTTGGTAATGGCGGTGGCGTATTGCCCCCCAAGAACGATTTCAACTCATCCACTTCTTTCAATGCCGTCCATGTGGACATGCCCTGTTTCCAAACCAAACTGTCGCGGTTAATGGTTCGCGCAGCAAATAGGGATTGCATTTGTTCAAAGCTCACGGGGCCGTGCTGTGTCCCGTTGGAAGCGTAATAATACATCGTTTGTGCAGGCATCGGGGGAGGTACTGCTCCACCAGAAGGCTGTGCCGCTTGTTGTGGGGCTGCTTGCGTGTTTCCGCCCATCATACCGCCCATTTGTTGGGCCAAAACAAACCCCATGCCCATGCCCATGCCGGCACCGGCGGTACCGCCTTCATTTTGGGCGGCTGCCTCAATGGCTTTGGCAGTTTTGAATTTGGTCAGTTTATCCAAATCAAGCTTATCGATGCGGCTGTACTCGAAGATTTCCTTTTTAAGGTCTTCCGGCATGGAGACGTTTTCGATATAGAATTTTTCCAAGGAAATCCCTACGCTTTCAAACTCGGGCGACATAACCTCCCGGCACGTGTCCGAAAGTTCGGTGGTGTTGGCAGCATAGAGTTCGATGGGCAAATTGGCCTGACCCACGGTATTCGTGAATCGCGTGGCAATCAAACTTTTTAAGTGCTCGTTGATTTCAAAATTGGTAAAGTTGCTGTCCGTACCTACAATATCTTTTATAAACTTTCCAGCATCGGAAATTTTAAAGGCATAGGTCCCGAAAGCTCGGATTTCCACCAGACCAAAGCGGTCATCACTTAAAGTGATGGGACTTTTGGTGCCCCATTTCTCATCGGTGAACAAGTGGGTGTTCACAAAATATACCTCCGCTTTAAAAGGAGAGTTGAATCCATATTTCCAACCCTTTAGGGTAGCCAGAATAGGCAAGTTTTGTGTGGTAAGGTCGTAAGTTCCCGGTCCAAATACGTCGGCGAGTTGGCCTTCGTTGATAAAAACGGCGGTCTGTCCTTCGCGAACAATCAGTTTGGCGCCATTCTTTATTTCATTTTGATAGCGCTCGAAACGGTGTGCAATGGTGTCGTCCGTATAGTCCAGCCACTCAACAATGTCAATAAACTCGTTGCTGAGTTTTTCCTTGATTTTTCCAAAAATATCCATGGTCGTGTTTTTAGTTTATTTGATGCTTAATTTATGAAAAATGGAGATTACTTCCGTTAGATTAGTGTGAAATGATCAGGTATTGTTACAGATGGGTAATAATTAAGAATAATATAAATCAAAAAAGGCAGCAAAAAGCTTGAATGTCGTGAAGGATATTAGACATTAAACCTTCTGCTACCTTATACAGATTGCCCTTGATGTTTGAGTATATGAGTTTTAAATAATAAGATAGTTAACTATCGGATAATTTTTTAATCACTTCATAATCCTTATGGTTTTTCACATGTTCCATGTTTAACAACTCGTTTAAGTCATCATCGGACAAACCGGCTCCTACTTTTTCTGAATCCTGTTTGATGACATACATAAGTGTTTCGGTAAAATCCGATCTTTTGGAAACTTCGGGATTCATAAAGGATTGATAACAAAAATCAGCTGTATATTGATGAAAATCAGAAACTCCATCCATAATTCCACCGTCATAAAGTGCTTCTTCTTCATCAATATCTTCCAGATCATCTTCAGAAAAGCCAGAATCCATCAAAAGGTCTTTTGCGGAAGGGGTCAAATCGATTAATTTTTTAATGGCTTCGCTCCATGGAGGGCGTTGTATTGCTTCAGTAGAAGAAAGTGTTTTCGCAGTGAGTTCTTTCAGCGTTACTATATGGTCATGAAAATAACCTCTATCATAGTCGCTGTTCTGGATTGCTTCTTCTGTTGGCGTTACCAAATCAATTTTTTCAAGTATTCTGTTGATTTCATTTAGCCACTCTTCATTAGAGGCATCTTTTCCAAGTTTGTTCCATTGAATATTTTCCATAATAAGTAGGTGTTAAGTTTTGGGGCAGCGCATCTAAATTTATATAATTTTTCTTTAACCTAAAGAGCCATAGGAGAATATAATTTAAAATGGATTAGCTATCTAACCTCAAAATCGGGCTGCCGATATCTTATATGGAATTGTACTGATTTAAAAAACCTCTTGATTTTCCTTAGGATTCTTCTATGAATTCTATATTGATAAGCCCCAAGACAATGAGGGTTAAAAAAATTGGAAAATCATAAATATTGGCTCTCTGATTGAAGAAAAACGAACCAATATTGTCACAGTTGGAAAAATAATCAGTCGATTTTACCTGCCGCTTTCAACATTTCCAATACCTTTTCCTTTGGAAGTGCCTTGATTTTGTGCCCATCCCAGCCAACCATTGTTTCGCCTGCAAAAAGGGAATTCAAAATAGCTTCCTCCGTGGCTTCGATGGTGGCCAAAAAGATTGGGGTCATGGCGTCATTCCGTAAGGTCGGCACCTTTTGAATAGAATTATCCGATTTATAGGGAATTCGGCATGCTTCCGCCGTGGAAACTGCAATCACATAATCGCCGCTTCCGTTGCTTGCAATACCTCCTGTTCTTGAAAGTCCCAGCATGGCTCTTTTGGCCAATCGTTCCAAATTTCTGGAATCTAAAGGAGCATCGGTCAGGACCACCATCATACAGGAACCATCAGGGGAGTATTTAAAACTGTCCGAATAGTGTCCCAATTTTTTGCCCACTTCCACACCGGCAATCTGCAGAACGCCACCAAAATTGGTCTGTACCAAAACACCTACGGTATAACCTCCGGATTTTTCAGGCAAAACTCTGGATGATGTGCCAATGCCACCTTTAAACCCAAAACAGACGGTTCCCGTGCCGGCTCCCACATTACCTTCGGCAACTGGGCCAGATTTTGCATTTTCAATAGCTTGAAGCACGTGTTCTTCCGTGATATGGCGCCCTCGGATATCGTTGAGGTAGCCATCGTTGGTTTCTCCCACCACGGCATTTACGGAGCGGACATTTTTGTTTTCAGGTTGACTGAGCGTGTAACCGATCAAGGCATTCATCGCTGTGGGGACGCTCAAAGTATTGGTCAGGATAATGGGTGTTTCCAAATTGCCCAGTTCCTTTACTTGGGTGTATCCGGCCAATTTTCCAAATCCGTTGCCAACATAAATCGCAGCAGGGACTTTTTCCTGAAAGATATTTCCGGAATGCGGCAAAATTGAAGTGACCCCCGTTCTTATGTCATCACCCTCAATCAGCGTGAAATGCCCCACTCGAACTCCGGGGACATCTGTAATGGCATTGAAAGTTCCGGGTTGTAGCACCCCGATTTCAATATTATGATCTCTGAGTCGGTTTTGTGATAGCATCAATAATGGAAATGTGAATAATAAAAAACAAAAATATTGATTTGATTTACCCATAATCCATCGATTAGCCTTTCAAAACACTTACCGTAACCAACAATTGTCCCACATGGCGCTGGCTGTGTTCCGCGGCATGAAAAAGTAATCCAATTACCGTAGTGGGCAGCTTTTTTCTTCCGACAAAGCGTTCGTCTGTAAGCGTCGTTTCGGAGACGGTCTTAAAATAATCCAGAGCCTCATTCACCTTGGTTTCAAAATTCAATATCAATTCTTGGGATGATGGTGCATCTTCCCCATTTGCCTCGTTTTTTAAGTATTGGAATTGTGCATCCGTCAAGCTTTCTTTTTTTACGTAGGTCAGTAATCGATCTAGAACGCCCGTCAAATGTTTGAGGTGAAACCCGACCGAAGCCCTGCCAAATGGTTTTTCCCAAAGTTTATCCTCGGGAAAATCGGAGACATACTGCCTTGCCTCCCGCACGGATTGCAATAGTGCGTGTGCGGCAGGTTGCAACAATGCGGGTACCTCTGGTATGGGGCCACTAAGCCAATACTCTTGGGTGGCTGACATAAAAAAACTATTTATTAAAAATTCCGATAATCCCCGGCCAAATATTTGTTGGCTTTTTCTTCTTTGAACTGTGCGGTTTCTGCATCCCAATGCAAGGTTTCACCCGGGAAACGACCTGCGATGGTGCCCAATAAAATGGTTTCGGTCAATCTGGCCGCATAATCAAAAGGAGCGGTTGTGGTATCCTTCCCCAAACAAGCGTCCACAAATTGGTGATAGTGCTTGGGGCCTTCGGTAGCATAATTTCGGATGGGTTCACCCAAATTGTTCTCTTCGGAAACCTTGGCGATTTCTTTGGAAATGTCCACGTATTTTCCTTTTCGTATTTTCTTTGGCAATTGCATAAAGTGGGGCAACAACAATCGTCCTTTCGTTCCGACAAACATAGCTCCTTGTTCCGGCAATTCGTTTTCTCCTGCTACTCCGGCGTCCAAGGAGATACTGTTTCCGTCACTTTTTTTGGCAGCTGCGTTGTCCTTCTTCATTTCCATTCCGGGCAACATCAGGTCTTCGTGCATTTCTGGAACGCCTGGTCCATCGTACCAAATCCATTTCAGGGATTTACCCGTGTATTTTGTTCCGGGGAACTCGTAAGTAACTTTGTTGTTTTCCGGAAAACCGAAACCGTTCGTAGGTCGGCATTCTGTCATTATGGTTCTGGGCACATCCAGCTCCAAAGCATTGTAAGGGGTGTCAAAAATATGGACTCCCATATCACCCAAGGTGCCACAGCCATAATCCATCAATTTTCTCCAATTTCCAGGGTGGTACATACCATCCTTATAAGGTCTTTCTTTGGAGGTGCCCAACCAGAGGTTCCAGTCCAATCGTTCCGGTACAGGGTCTTCGCCTTCCGGTAACGGGCCGTCATATCCCCAATTTTTGGGGGACCACGCGTGTACGGTATGTACTTTTCCTATAATACCGGACTGAATCAAAAGTGTGGCGAGTTTGTAATCGTAAAAGGAATGCACCTGGATGCCCATTTGCGTGATCAATCCTTTTTCTGCAGCCACTTTTTTCATCTCTCTGGATTCGGACACGTAGTGGGTCAATGGTTTTTGACAGTACACAGGCTTGTCCATGTGCATGGCCATCAATGAAGCAGGTGCGTGGGTATGGTCGGGTGTTGATACGATAACGGCATCGATTTCGTCCCCCATTTCTTCCAACATGGCACGGTAATCAAAAAAGATACGTGCCCCAGGGTGCATTTTGTGCGCTGCCGATAGATTTAAGGCATCTACATCACAAAGCGCAACCACTTCCACTGCTTCGTGGGAAGAAACGGCTTTTAAATCCTCCATCCCCATATTGCCGACTCCAATGTGTGCCGTTCTTAGTTTGTCTTTAGGAAATCCTGCTTTTAAAATAGATGGGGCAAACATTATTCCAAGTGCTCCCACACTACTTTTCTTGATAAATTCTCTTTTGTTCATGGTTTGGAGGTTATAGTTTTTTAATCTTTATGTTTCTGAACCAAATTGGGCTGGAGTGATCTTGCAAAGCAATATAGCCCGTTTTGTATTTTCCGTAGTCGGGAGCATTGTCCCATTTTCCCGATGCTTTTTTAGTGTTCCATTCTTCGGACCACGGCACAAATTCCAATAGTTTTTTGCCGTTGAGCCAGTGTTCCACCTTTTCGGGCGTGAACACGATTTTGGAGGAGTTCCATTCTCCTACGGGATTCAGTTGTTTCTTTGATTCATCCGCTGTGTGCATAGCGTAATCGGCACCTGTTTTCTGCCAGTCCTGAAGCAGTTCTGGGTGCTCGGCACCAAATTGCGAGTTGTATCCTGTTAGATCATGGATGTCGGCATAGTTTTCATCATCTATAATTTGATATTCGGGAGACACTTCGGGCGGTCCGTCATATCCTTCTTTTACATGGTAAAAAATGCCGCTATTGGCTCCTTCGGGAATTTTCCACTCCAGATAGAGTTCAAAATTATCGAACTCTTCCGCGCCATAAATAATATCTTTTCCACCGGTATAATCCTGTTCCAGACCCAGTTCGGTATCAAAAGTGAGGACACTGTCCTTTATGGTCCATCCGGGCGGGAGGGAATCCATATTGTAGCCGCGCCATCCTTCCAAACTTGTACCATCAAAAAGATAGGTCCATTCGGATTGTTTTTCTTCGGGTTGTGGAGTTGCTGTTTCTTCTTTTTTGTTAGGTTGGTTTTTACAAGCTGCAACCATCAAAAGTAGGATTGCGAGCTTAAAAAATTTGAGCATGGTTTAGTTTTTGAGTTTTATATGCGAGGTTAAAGTACAAAATATTGGACAACTTTTTTGCTGCATTTTCACTACATTTAAGGCTGACTAACTCAACACTTTAAAAATGAAGACTTGCTTTTTCAAAATTGGTATGCTCTTGCTTACCGCTACATTGTTTATTACCCCCATGCATTCCCAGCGCAGGAACAAAAAACAAAGCGCACCACAGTACCCTGAAGAATTGTACTCAAGTTTGGAATACCGATTGATCGGTCCATTCCGTGGTGGACGTTCCGGAACCGTTGCTGGAGTGCCCGGTGAACCCCATTTGTATTATTTTGGAGCCACAGGCGGTGGAGTATGGAGAACCAAAGATGGTGGAGGAACCTGGGAAAATATTTCCGATGGCTATTTTGGTGGAAGTATCGGTGCCGTTGAGGTGGCGCAAAGCGACCACAATGTGATCTATGTAGGTGGAGGGGAGCAAACTGTTCGCGGCAACGTTTCCTCTGGTTATGGCGTTTGGAAAACCGAGGATGCCGGAAAAACATGGAAATCCTTGGGCCTAGACAAAAGCCGTCATATTTCCCGAATGCGAGTTCATCCGGAGAATGCGGATATTGTTTATGCCGCGGTAATGGGCAATTTGTACAAGCCCACCGAAGAGAGAGGTGTTTATAAAAGTACGGATGGAGGTGAGTCATGGAAAAAAGTGCTTTTTGCCAACGATATGGCCGGAGCGGTCGATCTGACATTTGACCCGAACAACCCACGAATTTTGTATGCATCAACCTGGAGAATTGAACGAACTCCCTATAGTTTGAACAGTGGCGGAGAAGGTTCAGCATTATGGAAAAGTACCGATAGCGGAGAAACATGGACGGAGATTTCCAAAAACGAAGGTTTCGCGACCGATACTTTGGGAATCATCGGTGTGGCCGTTTCGCCCCAAAACAGCAATAGGGTGTGGGCCATGGTGGAAAACAAGGAAGAGGGAGGTCTGTACCGCTCGGAAGATGCAGGAAAAACCTGGTCCCTCGTAAACAGTGACAGAAGCTTGAGACAACGTGCTTGGTACTATACCCGAGTTTATGCAGACACCAATGATGAAGATGTGGTTTATGTGCTGAATGTGAGCTATCATAAAAGTGCGGACGGAGGAAAAACCTTTGAATCTTCCAATGCACCGCACGGCGATCATCACGACCTTTGGATTGCCCCGGAGGATTCCGACCGTATGATCATGGCCGATGATGGTGGTGCACAGGTAAGTTATGATGGTGGGGAAACCTGGAGCACCTATCACAACCAACCCACTGCACAATTTTATAGAGTCACTACGGATAATGCATTCCCATACAGAATTTATGTAGCACAGCAAGACAACTCCACGCTTAGAATCAATTACAGAAGTGATGACGGTTCCATTGGAGAGGACGATTGGGAAGAAACCGCTGGTGGTGAGTCCGCTCACATTGCTGTGGACCCAATCAATGATGATATTGTTTATGGAGGCAGCTACGGTGGATTATTGACCAGGGTGAACCATGCGAAAAATACAGCTAGGGCAGTTAACGTATGGCCGGACAATCCCATGGGCCACGGAGCCGAAGGGATGAAGTACCGTTTTCAGTGGAACTTCCCCATCATGTTCAGCAAACATGACCCCAATAAATTGTACACCTTCTCCAATCATGTGCACATGAGCACCAATGAAGGTCAGAGTTGGGAGTTGTTGAGCGGTGACCTAACCAGAAATGACCCGACAAAATTGGTGTCCAGCGGTGGACCCATTACACAGGATAATACCAGTGTGGAATATTACTGTACCATTTTTGCTGCCAACGAAAGTCCATTGAAAGAAGGATTATTGTGGGTGGGCAGTGATGATGGTTTGATTCATATGACCAAAGACGGTGGTCAAACTTGGGAAAACGTTACCCCGCCAAGTATGCCCGAATGGAACATGATCAACAGCATTGAACCTTCCGCTTTTGATGAAGGGACTTGCTACGTAGCAGCCACGCGTTACAAGTTGGGAGATTTTGCTCCATACCTTTACAAAACCACCGATTATGGTCAAACTTGGACCAAAATCACCGACGGAATCGAAGATGAGCACTTTACCCGTGTGGTACGAGAAGACCCAAAAAGAAAAGGGTTGTTGTATGCAGGTACGGAAACCGGTATGTACATCTCTTTCAATGATGGAGCCCACTGGGAAAAGTTTCAATTGAACTTGCCCATTGTGCCCATTACCGATTTGACCATCAAGGATGATAACTTGATCGTGGCCACCCAAGGTAGAAGTGTTTGGGTGATTGATGACTTGACAGTTTTGCACCAATTGGATGATGCCACAAAATCTGCAGATGCCATTTTGTACAAACCAAGGGACAGTTACCGTACCAAAGGTAGAGCTGCGAGGAAACCATCAAAGACAGAAGGTGAAAACTTGGCCAACGGAGTGATAACCCATTTTTACTTGAAAGATTTCTCCGAAAAGGACAGCGTGGCACTGACCTATACCAAAATGAATGGGGATACGTTGGCCACTTATAGCACCTACGCCAAGGAAAAAGACAAAAAACTGGAGGCCAAAAAAGGAGGGAACACCTATGTTTGGGACACCCGAGGTAAAGGCGCAGAGAAATTGGACGGTATGATTTTATGGTGGGCCAACCTAAGCGGCCCAAAAGCAGTTCCGGGAACATACAAAGTCAGCCTGAACGTGAACGGGAACGATCAAACGGAAAACTTCACCATCCTTCCCGATCCAAGGGCAGAGGTTACCGTGGCCGATATGCAGAAGCAATACGACTTCATCACCGAGGTGAACGAAACCGTGGACAGGGCGCATCAATCCATCAAAAAGATCAGGGCCATCAATGGCAAATTGGACGAATTCATCAAAAAGTACAAGGATGATGAATCAACAAAAGCTTTGGTGGAGAAAGCCGAAAAAATGAAGGAAGAATTCAGTTCCATTGAAAAAGAACTGTATCAGACCAAAAACAGAAGCGGTCAGGACCCATTGAATTTTCCCATCAAACTGACCAATAAATTGGCGCACTTGAACAGTTTGGTCTCCATTGACGATTTCCCTCCAACGGAACAGGATATTGCCGTTAAAAATGAAATGTCAGGCAAAATCAACGAGCAATTGGAAGCATTTGATGCCTTGGTCGACGAGGAGATTTCAGCTTTCAACAATGAGTTCAATCAACTCAAATTGAACTATTTGAGCATCGAAGAATAAATAAACAACGCCCTTATGTTTTGCATAGGGGCTTTTTATTTGTACAACATTCCGCAACGATACAAATCAACCATCACCATGAAAAAAGGACTGCTTCTTTTGCTAAGTGCCCTATTCGGCACGCTCTCATTTGCACAGACCGCCAACGATTATTTTGAACCCATGAAATTCAGGAACATCGGACCGTTTAGGGGCGGACGTTCCGTAACCGCAAGTGGCGTTGTGGGCGATCCGCTCACCTATTATATGGGTACAACGGGAGGTGGCCTCTGGAAAACCACCAATGCCGGAGGACAATGGGAGAACATATCGGACGGATTTTTTGAAATGGGTTCCGTGGGTGCTGTCGCCGTGGCCCAATCCAGCCCTCATATTGTGTATTGCGGTATGGGGGAGCATGCCCCAAGAGGTGTCATGACCTCTTATGGAGATGGTATGTATAAATCCAACGATGGAGGGAAAACGTGGATCAAACTAGGTTTGGAAAAAACGCAGCACATTTCCCGTATCATTGTCAATCCGATCAACCCTGACATTGTCTACGTAGCCGCCCAGGGCGCTTTGTACGCTCCCAATGAGGAAAGAGGGGTGTACCGTTCCATGGATGGCGGAAAAACGTGGGAGAAGATTCTATATGTGGATGAAGGTACGGGCGCTGCAGAACTTTCTATGGATGCCAACAACCCTTTGGTGTTGTATGCGGCCATGTGGGATCATCAACGTAAGCCCAACAAAGTGATCAGTGGCGGGCCTGGAAGCGGATTGTACAAAAGCACCGATGGAGGGGATACTTGGAAAGAAATGATCGAAGGACTTCCCGAAGAGAAAGGAAAAATGGCCATTGCAGTTAGCCCTTCCAACTCCGATAAAGTGTATGCCTTGGTAGAAAGTGATTCCAATCAAGATAAAGGAGGCTTATTTGTTTCGAACGATGCTGGAGATAGCTGGCATATGGTGAGCGGCGACAACCGATTGGTACAGCGCGCTTGGTACTATATCGAAGTGTTTGCCGACCCCAATGATGAAGATACCGTGTATGTGTTGAGCGCCTCCATGTTCCGTTCCGAAGATGGCGGAAAAACGTGGGAGACCATTTCCGTGCCCCATGGGGATACGCACGATTTATGGATCAATCCCAAAAACTCTAAGAACATTTTGTTGGCGGACGATGGCGGGGCAACCATTTCTTTTGATTATGGCGAAAATTGGACGCTGCAGGACAATATGCCAACCGCGCAGTTTTACAGGATCAGTACGGATAACCTGTTTCCTTACAATATCTACGGAGGGCAGCAGGACAACACTTCCGTGAAAATCGCAAGTCTTTCCGTAGGTCGATGGAGCATCAACCAAGAGGATTGGCACTATGCCGCAGGAGGGGAAAGTGCCTTTTTGGCCTTTGATCCCGATAACCCTCGCTATATGATGGGTGGAAGTTATTTGGGAACCATTGAGTTGTTGGATATGGATTCCAAAATGTCCAGCAATGTGATGGCAGCACCCATTCAATATTTGGGACGTGATGCCCGTGACATGAAATACCTTTATAATTGGAACGCACCCATTATTTGGTCGCAGCACGAGCCTGGAACATTTTATCACGGGGCACAACTGGTTTTGCGCACCAGGGACAATGGAGTGACTTGGGAAGAAATTTCACCCGATCTTACCCGAGATCAAGATGAATTCCAAGGTAAAGGTGGCGGACCCTATACGAACGAAGCTGTAGGTGCCGAAAACTATGGAACCTTGGCCTACATCATCGAATCACCCCATGAAGCAGGGGTTTTGATCACCGGTAGTGATGACGGTTTGGTGCACATTACCAAAAACGGCGGAGAATCATGGGAAGACATTACCCCGAAGGACTTAAAGGAATGTTTGGTGAACGCCATTGAGGTGTCCCCGCACGATCCAAGTACCATTTACATCGCCACCACGCGTTACAAGTTCAACGACTATACCCCTGGATTGTACAAGAGCACCGATTACGGGAAAAGCTGGTCCAATATTAGTGAAGGCATTCCCTACGGGGCCTTTACACGGGTAGTGCGTGAAGACCAAGAGCAAAAAGGGCTGTTGTATGCAGGTACCGAGAAAGGGCTCTATGTTTCTTGGAACGATGGTAAAAAATGGGAATCCTTGCAATTGAATCTGCCCAAAACACCGATTACGGACTTAAAAGTGAATCAAGGGGATTTGATTGTGGCCACTTCGGGAAGGAGCTTTTGGATTTTGGACAACATCACCACACTTTCCCAGCACAAGGGCAACACCGACGAGCTAAAAATATATAAGCCAGAAGAAGCCATTCACGGGTATTGGGGAAGTCAGATGAACAGTTCTACCAAAAGTGTGGCTGGAACCAATCCTTTTGAAGGGGTCAACCCGGCCAATGGGATGGTGATCTACTATAACCTTCCCGAAAAAATGGATTCCACCGAAGTGACG from Flagellimonas oceani encodes the following:
- a CDS encoding VPS10 domain-containing protein; protein product: MKKGLLLLLSALFGTLSFAQTANDYFEPMKFRNIGPFRGGRSVTASGVVGDPLTYYMGTTGGGLWKTTNAGGQWENISDGFFEMGSVGAVAVAQSSPHIVYCGMGEHAPRGVMTSYGDGMYKSNDGGKTWIKLGLEKTQHISRIIVNPINPDIVYVAAQGALYAPNEERGVYRSMDGGKTWEKILYVDEGTGAAELSMDANNPLVLYAAMWDHQRKPNKVISGGPGSGLYKSTDGGDTWKEMIEGLPEEKGKMAIAVSPSNSDKVYALVESDSNQDKGGLFVSNDAGDSWHMVSGDNRLVQRAWYYIEVFADPNDEDTVYVLSASMFRSEDGGKTWETISVPHGDTHDLWINPKNSKNILLADDGGATISFDYGENWTLQDNMPTAQFYRISTDNLFPYNIYGGQQDNTSVKIASLSVGRWSINQEDWHYAAGGESAFLAFDPDNPRYMMGGSYLGTIELLDMDSKMSSNVMAAPIQYLGRDARDMKYLYNWNAPIIWSQHEPGTFYHGAQLVLRTRDNGVTWEEISPDLTRDQDEFQGKGGGPYTNEAVGAENYGTLAYIIESPHEAGVLITGSDDGLVHITKNGGESWEDITPKDLKECLVNAIEVSPHDPSTIYIATTRYKFNDYTPGLYKSTDYGKSWSNISEGIPYGAFTRVVREDQEQKGLLYAGTEKGLYVSWNDGKKWESLQLNLPKTPITDLKVNQGDLIVATSGRSFWILDNITTLSQHKGNTDELKIYKPEEAIHGYWGSQMNSSTKSVAGTNPFEGVNPANGMVIYYNLPEKMDSTEVTMEILNEQGKVVRSFTSKKDESYIPHNGGGAPPKPVLGKDKGLNRFVWDLKTPIVPGVPGVYIEADFSGHKVPPGEYIIKMKVGEETVSTQGSIVPTPNTAITQEQFEEHDAIMNDFEQKLTDMHNKVNKLKEVQDQLEKLIKDLDDKELKSEGQELLDKLKAWDGEMVQRKSQAYDDVENFPNKFTAEYLFVMNHSNSALPQINQPSKDRKAELDAQWVGLKRRAEALMNTEIPNFNAKLWENGIGAIRM